A region of the Acidobacteriota bacterium genome:
TTCTCCGCGCGCTTCTTCGTGACCCGTCCGCTCTTCTGCTGGAACCTCTGGTATTGCGCGATAGCGGCGGCGAGTTCGGTGAGGCCCTGGCCATCGCTGGCGACCGTCTTCACGATGGGCGGCGTCCAAGCGTCTTTGCGGATGGCCAGCGACTGCATCGCGCGTATCTCGCGCTCCACGCGCTCGGCGCCCTCGCGATCGCTTTTGTTGATCACAAAGACGTCGGCGATCTCCATGATGCCCGCCTTGATGGTCTGCACATCGTCGCCCATGCCCGGGACGAGGATGACCACGGTGACGTCGGCGAGCCGCACGATATCGATCTCGTCTTGACCAACGCCGACGGTCTCGACCAGGACGAGATCTTTGCCGGCAGCGTCGAGCACGGAAGTGATGTCGGCGGTCGTGCGCGCAAGGCCGCCCAGGAAGCCGCGCGTCGCCATCGAGCGGATGAAGATGCCGGCATCGGCGTGGTGCGCCTGCATGCGGATGCGGTCGCCCAAGATCGCGCCGCCGGTGTAAGGCGACGTCGGATCCACCGCGACGATGCCGATGGTCTTGCCCTGCTTGCGATACTCGCGCGCGAGCTGGTCGACCAGCGTGCTCTTCCCCGAGCCGGGCGCGCCGGTGAGCCCGATGACTTGAGCCTTTCCACTATGAGGAAAGACCGCCTTCAGCAGCTCGACCGATTCCGGCTCGCGGTTCTCGATCGAAGTGATGGCCCGCGCCAGCGCGCGAACCTCGCCCTCGCGGATGCGTGCGACCCAGTCTTGTAAGTGGACGGCCATGGGGTGCGACTGACGACTGGCCAGTGTAAATGATGGCGGCGCGGAGCCGCCTTGCCGGCCGGCGGGACGCCGGCTGCCGCTAGTCCTTGAGCAACTGCCGCGCGATGACCATGCGCTGGATCTCGCTGGTACCTTCGCCGATGGTGCACAGCTTCACGTCGCGGTAAAACTTCTCCGCCGGATAATCCTTGATGAACCCATATCCGCCGTGGATCTGCACGCTCTCGTTGGCGCAGCGCACCGCCACCTCGCTGGTGTAGAGCTTTGCCATCGACGATTCCAGCGTGGTCTTCATCCCTTTATCTTTCATGTCGGCGGCGCGCATGGTGAGTAGGCGGGCGGCGTCGATCTCGGTGGCCATGTCGGCAAGCTTCCACTGGATAGCCTGGAATTCGGATATCGCTTTCCCAAACTGCTTGCGCTCCTGCGAGTACTTCAGCGCCGCTTCATACGCCCCCTGCGCCATGCCGAGGCCGAGCGCGGCGATGGAGATGCGGCCGCCATCGAGCACCCGCATCGCGTCCACGAAGCCGTCGCCTTCCTTGCCGCACAAGCTCTCCGCCGGCACCCAGCAGTCTTCGAAGATGAGTTCGGAAGTATCGGAAGCGCGCAGTCCGAGCTTGTTCTCTTTCTTGCCGGCGCGAAATCCCTTCGTGTCTTTGTCCACGATGAATGCGGAGAGCCCGTGCGTGTGCGCCGTCTTGTCGGTCACTGCGATCACGACGGCGCAGTCGGCGTAGTGTCCGTTGGTGATGAACGTCTTGGTGCCGTTCAGCAGCCACCCGCCCTTGCTCTTCACCGCGGTCATGCGTGCGGATCCGGCGTCTGAACCCGCGCCCGGCTCGGTCAATCCCCACGCCCCGAGAAACTCACCGGTCGCGAGCTTGGGGATGTAATGCTTCTTCTGCGC
Encoded here:
- the meaB gene encoding methylmalonyl Co-A mutase-associated GTPase MeaB, giving the protein MAVHLQDWVARIREGEVRALARAITSIENREPESVELLKAVFPHSGKAQVIGLTGAPGSGKSTLVDQLAREYRKQGKTIGIVAVDPTSPYTGGAILGDRIRMQAHHADAGIFIRSMATRGFLGGLARTTADITSVLDAAGKDLVLVETVGVGQDEIDIVRLADVTVVILVPGMGDDVQTIKAGIMEIADVFVINKSDREGAERVEREIRAMQSLAIRKDAWTPPIVKTVASDGQGLTELAAAIAQYQRFQQKSGRVTKKRAENWRDRLLEMLRESLMERLLRDHLNDGQLGDYAAQVAEHKRDPYALVEEIVKRSSKEAGK
- a CDS encoding acyl-CoA dehydrogenase family protein; amino-acid sequence: MDFQLNDEQQQLRKSVRQFAEREILPHVMEWDEESHFPLELISELGKLGLMGVIFPAELGGSGLGYIEYVIAIEELSRVDGSVGIIVAAHTSLCSNHIFIAGNDAQKKHYIPKLATGEFLGAWGLTEPGAGSDAGSARMTAVKSKGGWLLNGTKTFITNGHYADCAVVIAVTDKTAHTHGLSAFIVDKDTKGFRAGKKENKLGLRASDTSELIFEDCWVPAESLCGKEGDGFVDAMRVLDGGRISIAALGLGMAQGAYEAALKYSQERKQFGKAISEFQAIQWKLADMATEIDAARLLTMRAADMKDKGMKTTLESSMAKLYTSEVAVRCANESVQIHGGYGFIKDYPAEKFYRDVKLCTIGEGTSEIQRMVIARQLLKD